The Candidatus Mesenet endosymbiont of Agriotes lineatus region ATTCGAGAACTTGCAGAGCGAGTAGTAGAATGTGAGATATGTGGTAACCTTGAGACAAAGTCACCTTGCTCTATTTGTTTAGATCAAAGGCGTAACACTAAGCTGTTGTGCGTTGTTGAAGACTTAGGAGATCTATGGGCTTTTGAAAAAGGCAAAATATACAGTGGTTTATATCACATACTTGGTGGAACTTTATCGGCAATAAATGGTATAGGTCCTAAAGAGCTAAATCTGCAAAAGATTATAAGTAGAGTAAAAGAATCTGGTGTTGAAGAAGTAATTATTGCCACTAACTCAACGCTCGATGGACAAGTGACAGCACACTACATAGTAGATCTATTGAAAGACTTAAATATAAAAGTATCACGTCTAGCTTGCGGCATACCAATTGGTGGAGAAATTGACTACCTTGATGAAGGAACACTAAACGCAGCCCTTTGTTCAAGACAAGAGATAAACTCAGCAAAGGTATAATAAGTATAATCTACATACATCTGAATAAAATGTTACCCAAGCCTTGATCTTTTTGCTGATGAACCTGCCTCTACTTCAATTTCAAATGTTTCCAATCCTGGTTCAGTTTCCTGATGTTCTAAGATTTGATTCTCTGAAATTTCCGACTCTTCACTCATATCTGATTCTTCGTCTCCATATCCCTCTAGCTCTGGAATATAAATAAGTTCAACCATTGATTTAATATCAATTCTGTACTTTGCCTCAAGCCTATCTAATTCCTCTTTCATCCCAAACTTTTTCACCAGTTTAATAGAGTGATCTTTCAAAGTTCCATTTTTAATTCTTTTGTCTATATCATGCCATAGCGTTACAATAATATCGTCAGAATACCTATTCATTAAGGCCAGTTCAAAGGCAGTATCGCCATAGTCGTTACATATATTATGATCGATGTTATCATGACTTAACAATAGCTTAATCATATCATAATTATTTTGTTTAATAGCTAGCATAAGGGCTGTTTCTCCTTTATAGTTCTGTCCATGTGTATCTATATTATATTCCAATAAAATCTTTACTATTTCTAGAGCGTCGTTTAGAACTGCGGAATACAGTAATGTATGTCCATCTGCATATGATATATTAACATTTGCCCCATTTTCTAGTAAAGCTTTTACTATTTCTTGAGCATTATTGATAACAGCCAAGTGAAGTAATGGTGTGTACTTCAAATTTTCATCTTCTGGTTCTTCTTCTAGAAAAATTCTGATTTTATCTAAATTCAGTAACTTTTTAATCTTACTTGAATCTTTATTACCCTCTTTATTAATGGTATTTACAAGTGCATCATAATATGGGCTATACCACTGCATACATTTAAAAGCAAAAGATATTACTTTTTTAGTATATTTTATAAAACAGAATATAAAACTTATACTTATACAATCCCTATAGATCCGTAATTTGGTGAAATATATTTTATTTTTATGTAGTTAGGTGGGTGACCCACGCCTTAAGGCGAAGACTTTAGTATAGGATTACTTTAGTATTTTCTATGGATTAAAAACATAGCTCTCATAGTACGTTTGATTTCACGTAGTACTAAGTATAGGTACAGGATACTTGTAGGTGAAACAGCAGTAGAGAGATTATCAGAAAATTACGTAGATATTGTAAGTGGTAATATTACGCCTGATCACGTACATATGCTAATTTCTATGCCGCCCACTATCCAACAATATATCAAAGGGAACGTAAGTTATTCCAAGAGTTTGAACAATTAAGAAAAAGATACTGGGGTCAACATTTGTGGGCTAGAGGATATTTTGCTGTTACCGTTGGTAATGTAAATTCTACAGATGTGCAGAAGTATATTGAAGAACAAGAAATTCATCATAAACATCACAAATCTCTGAGTTTTAAAACTTGCTTTAAAGCTTTAACTCATACCACCAGCTTTAGCTGGTTGTAATTTATAAGGGACAGCAGTATCAGTCATTGTCTAAGATAGCAGGACTGGCAATAGCTACAATGGCCCTTTATTTTTTGGCATGCGTAAAAAGTCACCTACAAGAAAAAATGCTTAAAACAGTTATTCAAGAGATAAAATTATACCAGAAAATCATGTGAGGAAGGATTAGAGCAAACATTCAATAGTCTCGATGCTCAACGTTTAGCCGGATATTCAAAGTCAGCAGCATGAATGCTTTAGATAAAAGATATGATGACGGTGGTTATTCTGGCGGTACTTTAGAGAGACCAGCTCTGCAAGAACTATTTAAGGATATCGAGAATGCTAAGTGTTGTAGTTTATAAAATAGATAGGCTTTCAATACTTGATTTTGCTAAGATTTGTTTGATAAGTAACATTTGTTTCAATAACACAACACCGCAAATTCAATGGGATGCTCAAATATAGTCCTAATCAATATGAAAGAAGGGGAGAGATAAGCCTCAAAACAGAAAGGATGGGAGCCCATTGGTTACGATGTAGAAGACCGTAGGCTTATTATCAATCAAGAGGAGACAGAGGTAGTAAGTTCAATCGATTTATAGGTTTAAAGTCGGCAGCTACCGTTGCTAGAGAATTAAATAACCAAGGGTATAAGACTAAAGCAGAAAGACCATTTAAAATTGCAACAGTAAGAGGCATCCTCACTAATACTACTTACATTGGCTATATTACTCATAAAGGCAACCGAACAACATGAGGCAATAATTAATAAGGAACTATGGGATAAGGTACAAGAGGTTTTTATTAAACGTGAAGGGATAAAGCCTAAGGAAGAGTATAGAGCTCTACTTAAAGGTTTTGTGATAGTTGTAAGTCAGTGATGAAGGCTACAAGAAGAAAAATAAAAGGTATGTTTGGCAACAGTCATATAAGAGGTGCTTATTAAGTAGTAGTAGCATAGCTGCAGGAGAGATAGAAAGAGCTGTTGTTATGCAAGTTCGCTTATTATTTAAAAACCCACGAACAGAAACTCATTTACAGATTTTAGATGATAAAAAAATCTCTCAATTATAAGGGATAGTTGGGACAATTTATTTCCAAGAGAACAAGAAAAAATCGTTCGGAAGCTAGTTAAAGCTATAAGAGTGAGTGAAAGAATCTGCATTAATCCTACAGAACTTATAAGGCTTGCTGGGAATATTGAAGAAGGATCAAATGATGGTATGGCAAATGAAGAAATATTTTTATTTACATCACTAAAATTTAATAAAAGTAGCAACCAAACAGTAATACTATCCCCTGAATTTAAAGAAGAAAAAAGTATAATTTACTTAAAGCACTAGTAAATGTGGCAAAAACTTGTGGTAAATATGGAACTATAAAGGAGCTCTATTCGCAATAGGATCAAAATACCCACAACGTGTATTAAAGCTAAACTTTCTTTCGCCAAAAATTAAAGAAGATATTTTAAATGGCTCAACAAACTTATTTCCTAACTTTTCCAGTATAAGAAATATACCAATATTGTGGCATGAACAGGAGAAGATTTTTTACGAACAGTAGGGATTGCAATTTATTCTGTAAATCTAAACATTAACATCTTCTGTACTTTAATGAATATCTTATAAATAAAAAACATCAAGAAAATAAATAAGTTGACTTAAGTAGAAATAGATGGATAGATGACCACCACTGTAGATATCAGATCTAAAATTTATATGCTACTTAAGAGTTTTATGAATAATAATGGTAATAAACGTAAGAAACGCTTAGAATCAAGAATATTGGCAAGCAAAGGACAAGCTTTACTTGATTGTGAAATAATTGAATTGTTGTTATATGCAGTGCACCCAAGCTCGTATTACAGCTAAAGAACTAATTTAAGCAGTATAGGTAAGGTTCTGAAATAGATGATTTGAAAAATATTAAAAGTGTGAATGTTGCAGTAATTTTCTGTGTGAGAGAAGCTTTAAACAGAGAGATAGATTAAAAAAACTGTATATAATTGGCAGAAATTGGTAGATTACTTAAGATTGGCCAATCGGGAATGGAAAACGTCAGGATAATATATCTAAACAAGAAATATCATTTAATAGCAGAGGAAATTCAAAACGTTGGTACAAAGTATCATTACATATAAGAGAGATTATCAAAAAAGCACTATTTAAAGGTGCAACATCAGTAATATAATCACCCAAGCGGAGATCCAAAACCTTCAGAAAATGATATTGAAATGTTTATCCTTAGCGTGTTTGGTATAGAAATGCTAGATCATGTGATTATTACTGCTGATGATCATTTTAGTTTCTATGAAAATGGATTGTTGTAGCTATAAAGGGAAATTAATACTTCTATACAACAATTTTGACTTACTTTTGATAGCTGAATTACAGAGCTTAATGAAAGCTTTTTACAACATAATCTAAACCATATGAGTATGCTGTTTCCTTTAGTTGCAAGTAATGTAAGGAAAAAAAGTAGTCTAATTTTATCTATTTAGCTAATTTCTTAAAATCTTTAGATGTCCTTTAAGAGAAAATTTAACTTACGTCTATAAACTAAATATAGCATACAAAACAGGTAGAGGGGAAAAATATGGCTGTGGAGGAAAGTTCTTTAAGTAGAGATGACATACCGGAAGATTTATGGGAAGAGCAAATAGCTAAGTGGTCTAGTGAAGAGCTAAAACTAACAAAGAATCAAAGAAAATTAAATAGTAAATTTTTAAATAAATTGAAGAATTTAAGATTGTATTTAGGAGTTTATGATTTTAACACAGACTTTGAATATGACCGTCCTGGTGCTGCAGAACTTAAGAAATTTTTAGAAGATTATGAGAATGATCAAGATTTAAAAGTAGTATTTGATCTTAAAAGGGGAGAATCAAAAACAACAGTACTACATGAAGTTGTCAACTTTAATATTGATGTCCTAGATCTATTATTGAAAGCTGGTGCTAATCCAAATGTGCAAGACAAAGATGGAAAAACACCACTGCATTATGCTGCTGAAGATTATTGTATAGAGGCTCTAAGAACTCTTTTAGATAAAGAGAATATTGATGTCAATGTACAAGATCAGTACGGAAAAACACCACTGCATTATGTTGCCGATAATAGCGGCTCCCATGAATGTGATGAGAGTATAAGTTGTCTTTTGGAGCAAGGAGCAAGAGTTGATATTCAAGATAATTATGGCAATACACCACTACATTACGCAGCTGATCGTGGATATGTTGATGGAATAGAGTTACTTATAGAAAAAAATCAAGGAATTAATCTTATAAATAAGGATAAAAATACAGCATTACATCTTGCTCTCTATAATAAAGATGTGCGGATTTCAGAATGTATTTTAGATGAAAAATATAGAGATGTAGAAGTAAATATAAGCAATAGAAAGGGATGGACACCACTGTTACTTGCTGCTCTACTAAATTCTACGCCAGTAACTCGTAAAATATTAGAAAGAGGAGCAAATATAAAATATACAGATAGCGAAGGTAATAGCGCTCTACATTATGCTGCATGTAATAGCCATACAGGAGATAATCTAAAAACTACAAAATGTGATTTACTTTCGCCAGATAATGATCCGTTAAATAGCAACAGTAATGATTATTCTGAAGATACAGCGGTGAAAAATGTAAATGAGCTTATCGCTGCAGGTATAGATGTTAATATTTGTAATAAAAATGGTAACACATCGTTGTTTTTTGCTGTTGAAGATATAAAGCCTGAAGTGGTCAAACAGCTTTTACGGCAAGGAGCAAATGTAGAAGCAGGGGATAGATATGGCTATACAGCACTTCATTATGCAGTAAAAATAAGAAGTTTAAGAATGTTAAAAATACTGCTTCCTCATCAGGTAGATAGTGATGGAATTGAGAGTGATGAAGAGATAGATGGTGAAAAAGCTAAAATTCTGCTTTCTGAGGCTGTGGATAAAAAAGGAAATACACTTTTGCATCACGCAGTTAAACTAGGATGTAGTAGGGAAATGCTTAACTTTCTTGTAAAGAATGGGATAGATATTAATGAAAAAAATAAAAATGGAGTAGCACCAATTCATATAGCTGCTAAATATGGGCATGAGCATCTTATGGATTTTTTTATAGAAAACAAAGCAGATATTAATGTTCAATGTGGAAATTTTGTAGAATCGGAAATTGAATCTGCAAAAGAAAAGTTTATTAACATGCAAGATGGCAGTGCTGATGAAAGCAGTGTTATATATATTAAAAATGATGCTAAGTACAAAAAAGCAACACCCATGTCAATAGCCACTAGCAATAGTCATAAAGATGCTGTGAAAAAGTTATTGTTGCAAGGAGCAAAGCCAAGTATTGGTAATGATAAGGGTTGGACACCTATACATATAGCGATTAGAAAAGCATTTGATAAGAATTGTGAAGAAGAAGAAAGAGAAAAAGCATATCAAATTATAGAAAAGCTAGCAGTATTTTCTAATATTGAATATTTTAGACCAAAGGATCTCATTAATAAAATGATTGCAAAAACAAAAGAGGTATTGACTGGTGGGACCAAAGGGCTACCAAACATTATACAAATGGCAAATGAAGATAGAAGAATTAGAGATATAATAGAAAGTGCTTTAAAAAGCAGAGAAAACAACCAACCATCAACTGCTCCAATAGATGAATATGCGCCTAGTGCTCCACTTGATGATAGTTTTTATGATAAGTTAGGATCTTATGTTGAAGAAATACCTGATCTTTATCCCGATTTTGTACAGGAATTTGATCAAGCACTAGAAGAAAACACTAATGTAGATATTACATGGCCTTCTGAACAAAAAAATATAGAAGAAATACCTGATAGCAAATCAGATAAGTTTTTAGATAGAATGGCTAAGGATATCGTAGAACTAAATAAAGCTGTAAATGAAGCGTTAGAGTTGGGAATAAAAATAAAACATGGTTTTGTCGATTCAGTTATGGCAGAAGTTGAACAATTGAATGGAGTAAAGGAAAACCCTAAAATTGCAAGTGATATAATTTGTAAGCTGATATCAAAAGGAGCAGATATTAGTAAATATCAGAAAATGAATGAAGAGTTGGAAGTATTATTAAGAAATCACAAGGTTAAAATGCAAAAGGCTTACTCTGAATTTTCTAGCCTGACTAGAGATTTATATGATGTAGCAACAAAAGCGACATACAAAGGTGAAGTAAGCCACGTAGAGATAGACAATACTACTTTTTATCTGGAATATTTACCAAACAGTATAATAGATACTGCTAAAATTATAGATGGAACAAAGAATTTAGGGTTAAACCAAGGGAATATAATGCTTGGTGGTAATATAATTAAAATAGGCAGTAGTGAAGTAGAAATTGAGATAAGGGATAAAGTAAGGAATTACACAAACCTTTCAAACAATAGTAACATTATGCTCACTTTTTGTACTAGCCTAGGAGAGTTAAAAGTTAAGTTATGTCATAATGTGCAAAATGAAGATGTGATCGAAATAAAAGTATGTGATCGAGAAAAATTTGAGCAATTAGTCAGCAGTCAGGAAGAGATAGGAAAGAATTGCTTATTAGGAGGATTAACTGTTTGCGATGCTATTAAGAAAGGATATTTTACAAGACCAGAAAATTCTGAAATAATACAGGATATATCTCAAGATACTGAGGAGAGGATGGATTGTATAGCTCAAGGAAATAATAAAGTAAATACAAAAAATATCTGGCAAAATATGTTAGAAACAAAAAGAGAAAGCAGTTGTGAGAGAGGGATGTAAACTATATTTTACATTTGTTGCCAATGTACGATCAGAAGTTTTAAGGAGAAAATTATTAGTATGTATAGTCAAAATTTGTAAAATTTCATCTCTCAATTCCCTATTATCTAAGCTACTACTCAAAAACTTTAAGGTTTATTATCAGAGCTTCTGTTTAAAGAACTCGTTTTTAAAACTGATCAATGTCTTCATTACTGAGATTCTCCTCTTCAACTAGTTGGCAAAGAAAATAAGGGATAATTAGTGTTAATTTTGGATTAGCTAAATACTCGGTAACAATTATAATTTTAAAGATTTCAAATTTCTCTGCACAAACTTTGAAATGCTCCTGTTTTGATTAAAGTTGCATACTCTTCTACATCATTAGAAAGAACACCTTTAAAGATAACTAAGAAAAACTATAGTACCCACCTTAAGCTCGTTGGATTTTCTCATTCTTACTTTTGTTGCAGTGTAGGTTTGCAAATAAAAGAACAAGTGCTACAAACTCAAGAAACAACCAATATGAGCATGCCAACTCAAACAGCAATTCGCCAAAGGTTACATATCACCAATACTAATGGTACAGTAACACTTGATTATCAGTGTTTTGTGAAACTGAGCAAACTTGTTTTACTTACTGATGACCTATATTTTATAGAATTATACTAATACCTTCTTTTGTTCTTGTGCTGCCATGTCTACATTTGTTACATTTGTTGAAGGTTGTAACTGTGATGCTAATAATTCATGTAAAGGCTTTGCCTCATATTGCTTTCCTATTTTTACATTATTTGCAGCTAATTGCTCTACAGTAATGCCATTGCGTTCAAGAAATTTTATAGAACCATCATCACTAATGTTAACTTTAATATTACATTCTTTTTCTTCAAAACGCCATTTTAGAGTCATGTTATATGATCCATTAGCTATTTCATAAATTCTTATTCCATTTTCATCAACCCGGCCACGTATTCCTCTTTTTTCGTCTTGATTAGGTAACAACAGTGTAATTGCTGTTATTTTATTCTTTTTACAAAAATCACTATTCAGGATATCACTAATGCTTATCTCTCCTTTATTATTATTCAATATAATCCTTGCAGTTAACATAGTTATAACTGGACTTCTCACTCTAAGCTGCACAGATTCAAGAGTGCCATTATTTATATATTTAGAAAATTCTTGCTCAGTTTCGTTAATAATGCTACCCTTAAGGTACTTGCCATGGTTTTTATTCTCTGAGTTACCAAGATCATTAGAAAAAAGGGACTGTATCTGTTTTTCATCGTCACAATCTATGTATTCATACTTGCGTTCATTTTTAGTCCCTAAAAATGAATGATCGTCTGCTCTTGCTTTATTATTTGGAGAAAAAATAAAAGACTCATTAGAAGGATTACTACTGACATTAGGAGTAATAACAGCTTCAATTAGAGATATAACTTCAGTATTAGTATTGTTTAACATAAATCCCCCACTAAATAATACAAAATTAGCATATAAATATTATGCTAGGTAGTCAACATATATTTAGAAAAATATGTTTTTATAAAATGCTATTTTAAACTTCTTTGTAAGTGCAAACGAATATTCATATGCACTACTCGGTTTATTTAAAATACCACTCAAACAAAC contains the following coding sequences:
- the recR gene encoding recombination mediator RecR, yielding MDIKNLIEMFSKLPNLGPASSRRLILHLIRNKEKIMLPLAHSIRELAERVVECEICGNLETKSPCSICLDQRRNTKLLCVVEDLGDLWAFEKGKIYSGLYHILGGTLSAINGIGPKELNLQKIISRVKESGVEEVIIATNSTLDGQVTAHYIVDLLKDLNIKVSRLACGIPIGGEIDYLDEGTLNAALCSRQEINSAKV
- a CDS encoding ankyrin repeat domain-containing protein — encoded protein: MQWYSPYYDALVNTINKEGNKDSSKIKKLLNLDKIRIFLEEEPEDENLKYTPLLHLAVINNAQEIVKALLENGANVNISYADGHTLLYSAVLNDALEIVKILLEYNIDTHGQNYKGETALMLAIKQNNYDMIKLLLSHDNIDHNICNDYGDTAFELALMNRYSDDIIVTLWHDIDKRIKNGTLKDHSIKLVKKFGMKEELDRLEAKYRIDIKSMVELIYIPELEGYGDEESDMSEESEISENQILEHQETEPGLETFEIEVEAGSSAKRSRLG
- a CDS encoding transposase encodes the protein MISRSTKYRYRILVGETAVERLSENYVDIVSGNITPDHVHMLISMPPTIQQYIKGNVSYSKSLNN
- a CDS encoding transposase; its protein translation is MYQRERKLFQEFEQLRKRYWGQHLWARGYFAVTVGNVNSTDVQKYIEEQEIHHKHHKSLSFKTCFKALTHTTSFSWL
- a CDS encoding recombinase family protein — translated: MGLKSAATVARELNNQGYKTKAERPFKIATVRGILTNTTYIGYITHKGNRTT
- a CDS encoding ankyrin repeat domain-containing protein, with the translated sequence MAVEESSLSRDDIPEDLWEEQIAKWSSEELKLTKNQRKLNSKFLNKLKNLRLYLGVYDFNTDFEYDRPGAAELKKFLEDYENDQDLKVVFDLKRGESKTTVLHEVVNFNIDVLDLLLKAGANPNVQDKDGKTPLHYAAEDYCIEALRTLLDKENIDVNVQDQYGKTPLHYVADNSGSHECDESISCLLEQGARVDIQDNYGNTPLHYAADRGYVDGIELLIEKNQGINLINKDKNTALHLALYNKDVRISECILDEKYRDVEVNISNRKGWTPLLLAALLNSTPVTRKILERGANIKYTDSEGNSALHYAACNSHTGDNLKTTKCDLLSPDNDPLNSNSNDYSEDTAVKNVNELIAAGIDVNICNKNGNTSLFFAVEDIKPEVVKQLLRQGANVEAGDRYGYTALHYAVKIRSLRMLKILLPHQVDSDGIESDEEIDGEKAKILLSEAVDKKGNTLLHHAVKLGCSREMLNFLVKNGIDINEKNKNGVAPIHIAAKYGHEHLMDFFIENKADINVQCGNFVESEIESAKEKFINMQDGSADESSVIYIKNDAKYKKATPMSIATSNSHKDAVKKLLLQGAKPSIGNDKGWTPIHIAIRKAFDKNCEEEEREKAYQIIEKLAVFSNIEYFRPKDLINKMIAKTKEVLTGGTKGLPNIIQMANEDRRIRDIIESALKSRENNQPSTAPIDEYAPSAPLDDSFYDKLGSYVEEIPDLYPDFVQEFDQALEENTNVDITWPSEQKNIEEIPDSKSDKFLDRMAKDIVELNKAVNEALELGIKIKHGFVDSVMAEVEQLNGVKENPKIASDIICKLISKGADISKYQKMNEELEVLLRNHKVKMQKAYSEFSSLTRDLYDVATKATYKGEVSHVEIDNTTFYLEYLPNSIIDTAKIIDGTKNLGLNQGNIMLGGNIIKIGSSEVEIEIRDKVRNYTNLSNNSNIMLTFCTSLGELKVKLCHNVQNEDVIEIKVCDREKFEQLVSSQEEIGKNCLLGGLTVCDAIKKGYFTRPENSEIIQDISQDTEERMDCIAQGNNKVNTKNIWQNMLETKRESSCERGM